A genomic segment from Tistrella mobilis encodes:
- a CDS encoding SDR family oxidoreductase: MRETTRRHPQAGDRDQTAPVVVITGGSSGIGRCTALLFARRGWRVGLIARSADGLADARDDILREGGEAVAAVADVSDARGLDAAASAIEDRYGRIDAWINNAGVGFYAPFEDVAEEEFRRVTEVDYLGVVNGTRTALARMRPRNQGVIVNIGSVVALRPMPLLAPYAAAKSAVAAFTEAVRTELIHDRSQIHLALVHPPATDTPFFAHAGARLAEGVPRPTPPVYPPETVAEAIWEAVTRRRRTAWVGRATRGLGLVNRLMPGLADRLTGRFGRAAQVTRNRRAVDRRDPAVFGPGRHSHAVRGGWAEGGGTGRQMRMAALAAGGLVLGLWLAGRHRRGRPARA, encoded by the coding sequence ATGCGCGAAACGACGAGACGGCATCCGCAGGCAGGCGACCGGGACCAGACGGCCCCGGTGGTGGTGATCACCGGCGGGTCATCGGGGATCGGGCGCTGCACCGCGCTGCTGTTCGCCCGCCGCGGCTGGCGGGTGGGGTTGATCGCCCGCAGCGCCGACGGCCTTGCCGATGCCCGCGACGACATCCTGCGCGAGGGCGGCGAGGCGGTGGCCGCCGTGGCCGATGTTTCCGACGCCCGCGGCCTGGATGCCGCCGCCTCGGCGATCGAGGACCGCTATGGCCGGATCGACGCCTGGATCAACAATGCCGGGGTCGGGTTCTACGCGCCCTTCGAAGACGTGGCGGAAGAGGAATTCCGGCGGGTGACAGAGGTGGATTATCTGGGGGTGGTCAACGGCACCCGCACCGCCCTCGCCCGCATGCGCCCCCGCAACCAGGGCGTGATCGTCAATATCGGCTCTGTGGTGGCCCTGCGCCCGATGCCGCTGCTCGCGCCCTATGCCGCCGCCAAATCGGCCGTCGCCGCCTTCACCGAGGCGGTGCGGACCGAGCTGATCCACGATCGCAGCCAGATCCATCTGGCGCTGGTGCATCCGCCCGCCACCGACACCCCCTTCTTCGCCCATGCCGGGGCCCGCCTGGCCGAAGGCGTCCCCCGCCCGACACCGCCGGTCTACCCGCCCGAGACAGTGGCGGAGGCGATCTGGGAGGCGGTCACCCGGCGCAGGCGGACCGCCTGGGTCGGCCGTGCCACCCGCGGGCTCGGCCTTGTGAACCGGCTGATGCCGGGGCTGGCCGACCGGCTGACCGGGCGGTTCGGCCGGGCGGCGCAGGTGACCCGCAACCGGCGGGCCGTCGACCGCCGCGATCCGGCGGTGTTCGGCCCCGGCCGGCACAGCCATGCCGTCCGTGGCGGCTGGGCGGAGGGCGGCGGCACCGGACGCCAGATGCGCATGGCGGCGCTGGCGGCGGGCGGGCTGGTTCTGGGCCTCTGGCTGGCGGGGCGCCATCGGCGCGGCCGCCCGGCCCGCGCGTGA
- the fabI gene encoding enoyl-ACP reductase FabI: MTTTAVPGPLAGRKGLIAGIANEHSIAWGCAKAFRALGADLAITYLNDKARPHVEPLAREVDAQLLLPLDLRVDGAVEAVFEQVEADWGQLDFLVHSIAFAPVEDLHGRLTDCSKAGFLQAMDVSCWSFIRMAKLAEPLMKQGGTLVCMSYFGAQMVVDHYNVMGPVKAALECAVRYLAAELGPKGIRVHAVSPGPLATRAASGLTGFDDLLAKAHEKAPISSLLSIEDVGAATAHLATDAARLMTGQTLFVDGGYHIID; encoded by the coding sequence ATGACCACCACCGCCGTCCCCGGGCCGCTGGCCGGCCGCAAGGGCCTGATCGCCGGCATCGCCAACGAGCATTCGATCGCCTGGGGCTGCGCGAAGGCGTTTCGGGCGCTGGGCGCGGATCTGGCCATCACCTATCTGAACGACAAGGCGCGCCCGCATGTCGAGCCGCTGGCGCGCGAGGTGGATGCCCAGCTGCTGCTGCCGCTGGATCTGCGGGTCGACGGCGCAGTGGAAGCGGTGTTCGAACAGGTCGAGGCCGATTGGGGCCAGCTCGATTTCCTGGTCCATTCGATCGCCTTTGCGCCGGTCGAGGATCTGCACGGCCGGCTGACCGACTGTTCCAAGGCGGGTTTTCTGCAGGCGATGGACGTGTCCTGCTGGTCGTTCATCCGCATGGCGAAACTGGCCGAGCCGCTGATGAAACAAGGCGGCACCCTGGTCTGCATGAGCTATTTCGGCGCCCAGATGGTGGTCGACCATTACAACGTCATGGGCCCGGTCAAGGCGGCGCTTGAATGCGCGGTCCGTTATCTGGCGGCTGAACTCGGGCCCAAGGGCATCCGCGTCCATGCGGTGTCGCCCGGGCCGCTGGCCACCCGCGCGGCCTCGGGGCTGACCGGGTTCGACGATCTTCTGGCCAAGGCCCATGAAAAGGCGCCGATCTCGTCGCTGCTGTCGATCGAGGATGTGGGGGCCGCGACCGCGCATCTCGCCACCGACGCCGCCCGGCTGATGACCGGCCAGACCCTGTTCGTCGATGGCGGCTACCATATCATCGACTGA
- a CDS encoding competence/damage-inducible protein A translates to MTETTPTSSIAADTSPATGGGSRTAAVLVIGNEILSGRTQDVNVRMIATKLAPAGIRVIEVRVVPDVEAEIVDAIHALEAKADYVFTTGGIGPTHDDLTAEAVSKAMGVRLVRHPEAERRLQAYYPPDKLTEARLRMANTAEGATLIDNPVSIAPGFRIGKVHVLAGVPQIAAAMMDNVVPTLEGGAVTRAVTLVVDGAEGEIAQRLGEVQDRHPTVEIGSYPAFRGGKPSVSLVLRGTDDAELDAAEADLSTVLGEMAVPVLFREG, encoded by the coding sequence ATGACCGAGACCACCCCCACCTCGTCCATTGCCGCCGACACCAGCCCCGCCACAGGGGGCGGCTCCCGCACCGCCGCGGTGCTGGTCATCGGCAACGAGATCCTGTCGGGCCGGACCCAGGACGTGAATGTGCGGATGATCGCAACCAAACTCGCCCCGGCCGGCATCCGGGTGATCGAGGTGCGGGTGGTGCCCGATGTCGAGGCCGAAATCGTCGACGCCATCCATGCGCTGGAGGCGAAGGCCGATTACGTCTTCACCACCGGCGGCATCGGCCCCACCCATGACGACCTCACCGCCGAGGCGGTTTCCAAGGCCATGGGCGTGCGGCTGGTCCGCCATCCTGAGGCCGAGCGCCGGCTTCAGGCCTATTACCCGCCCGACAAGCTGACCGAGGCGCGGCTGCGCATGGCCAACACGGCCGAGGGCGCGACGCTGATCGACAATCCGGTCTCGATCGCCCCCGGCTTCCGGATCGGCAAGGTTCACGTCCTGGCGGGTGTGCCGCAGATCGCGGCCGCGATGATGGACAATGTCGTGCCCACGCTTGAAGGCGGTGCGGTCACCCGCGCCGTCACCCTGGTGGTCGACGGCGCCGAAGGCGAGATCGCCCAGCGTCTGGGCGAGGTTCAGGACCGCCATCCGACCGTCGAAATCGGCTCCTACCCCGCCTTCCGCGGCGGCAAGCCCTCGGTCAGCCTGGTGCTGCGCGGCACCGACGATGCCGAGCTCGATGCCGCCGAGGCCGATCTTTCCACGGTGTTGGGCGAGATGGCCGTTCCCGTCCTCTTCCGGGAAGGGTAA
- the map gene encoding type I methionyl aminopeptidase: MIKIHAPEDFEGMRKAGRLAADVLDFITPHVQPGVTTERLDQLCHDFILDHGAIPAPLNYRGFPKSICTSVNHVVCHGIPTDQKALVEGDIINIDITVILDGWFGDTSRMFPVGKISRKAERLIEITYDSMMLGIAAVKPGATFGDIGHAIQSFVEKQKCSVVRDFCGHGIGRVFHDQPNVLHYGRRGDGEELKPGMFFTIEPMVNLGRPDVKILSDGWTAVTRDRQLSAQFEHTVAVTETGYEIFTGSPLGLDRPPYRTDIAA, translated from the coding sequence ATGATCAAGATCCACGCGCCCGAGGATTTCGAGGGCATGCGCAAGGCGGGCCGTCTGGCCGCCGACGTCCTCGACTTCATCACTCCGCATGTACAACCGGGAGTGACGACCGAACGCCTCGACCAGTTGTGCCACGACTTCATCCTCGATCATGGCGCCATCCCGGCGCCGCTGAACTACCGGGGCTTCCCCAAGTCGATCTGCACCTCGGTCAACCACGTGGTCTGCCACGGCATCCCGACCGATCAGAAGGCGCTGGTCGAAGGCGACATCATCAACATCGACATTACCGTCATCCTGGACGGCTGGTTCGGCGATACCAGCCGCATGTTCCCTGTCGGCAAGATCTCCCGCAAGGCGGAGCGGCTGATCGAGATCACCTATGACTCGATGATGCTGGGCATCGCGGCGGTGAAGCCGGGCGCCACCTTCGGCGATATCGGCCATGCCATCCAGAGCTTCGTGGAAAAGCAGAAATGCTCCGTGGTGCGGGATTTCTGCGGCCACGGCATCGGCCGGGTCTTCCACGATCAGCCCAACGTGCTGCATTACGGCCGCCGCGGCGACGGCGAAGAGCTGAAGCCAGGCATGTTCTTCACCATCGAGCCCATGGTCAATCTGGGCCGGCCCGACGTGAAGATCCTGTCCGACGGCTGGACCGCCGTCACTCGCGACCGCCAGCTCTCGGCCCAGTTCGAGCACACGGTGGCGGTGACGGAGACCGGCTACGAAATCTTCACCGGCTCCCCCCTCGGCCTCGACCGGCCGCCCTATCGCACCGACATCGCCGCCTGA
- the purB gene encoding adenylosuccinate lyase yields the protein MIPRYSRPEMVRIWEPENKFRIWFEIEAHACDAQAELGVIPKEAAKAVWERGAFDIPRIDEIEREVKHDVIAFLTSLAEHVGEEARFVHQGMTSSDVLDTCLAVQLKQAADLLIEDVDKVLAALERRAFEYKDTPTIGRSHGIHAEPVTFGLKLAGYHAEFQRARARLVAARDEIATCAISGAVGTFANIDPRVEEHVAEKLGLKPEPVSTQVIPRDRHAMFFAVLGVVASSVERLAVEIRHLQRSEVYEAEEYFSPGQKGSSAMPHKRNPVLTENLTGLARVVRGYITPAMENVALWHERDISHSSVERMIGPDATIVLDFALNRLAGVVDKLVVYPERMMANLDALGGLVHSQRVLLALTQKGVSREDAYRLVQRNAMPVWRGEGQFIDLLKADPEVTARLSDAEIEGLFDLGYHMAQVDTIFRRVFGRA from the coding sequence ATGATCCCGCGCTATTCCCGCCCCGAGATGGTCCGGATCTGGGAACCGGAGAACAAGTTCCGCATCTGGTTCGAGATCGAAGCCCATGCCTGCGACGCCCAGGCCGAGCTGGGGGTGATCCCCAAGGAAGCCGCGAAGGCGGTGTGGGAGCGCGGCGCCTTCGACATTCCGCGCATCGACGAGATCGAGCGCGAGGTGAAGCACGACGTCATCGCCTTCCTGACCAGCCTGGCCGAGCATGTGGGCGAGGAAGCCCGCTTCGTGCATCAGGGCATGACCTCGTCGGACGTGCTGGATACCTGCCTCGCCGTGCAGCTGAAGCAGGCCGCCGATCTGCTGATCGAGGATGTCGACAAGGTGCTGGCCGCACTGGAACGCCGCGCCTTCGAATACAAGGACACCCCCACTATCGGCCGCAGCCACGGCATCCATGCCGAGCCGGTGACGTTCGGCCTGAAGCTTGCCGGCTATCATGCCGAATTCCAGCGCGCCCGCGCCCGGCTGGTGGCGGCGCGTGACGAGATCGCGACCTGCGCCATCTCGGGCGCCGTCGGCACCTTCGCCAATATCGACCCCCGGGTCGAAGAGCATGTGGCCGAAAAGCTGGGCCTGAAGCCCGAGCCGGTTTCGACCCAGGTGATCCCGCGCGACCGCCATGCGATGTTCTTCGCGGTGCTGGGCGTGGTGGCAAGCTCGGTCGAGCGGCTGGCGGTTGAAATCCGCCATCTGCAGCGGTCCGAGGTCTACGAGGCGGAAGAGTATTTCTCGCCCGGGCAGAAGGGCTCGTCGGCGATGCCGCACAAGCGCAACCCGGTGCTGACCGAAAACCTGACCGGTCTGGCCCGCGTGGTGCGCGGCTATATCACCCCGGCGATGGAGAATGTGGCGCTCTGGCACGAGCGCGACATCTCGCATTCCTCGGTGGAGCGGATGATCGGCCCCGACGCCACCATCGTGCTCGATTTTGCGCTCAACCGCCTGGCCGGCGTGGTCGACAAGCTGGTGGTTTACCCTGAGCGGATGATGGCCAATCTGGATGCGCTGGGCGGCCTGGTCCACTCGCAGCGCGTGCTGCTCGCCCTCACCCAGAAGGGCGTCAGCCGCGAGGACGCCTATCGCCTGGTGCAGCGCAACGCCATGCCGGTCTGGCGCGGCGAGGGCCAGTTCATCGACCTGCTGAAGGCCGACCCCGAGGTCACCGCCCGCCTCTCCGACGCCGAGATCGAAGGGCTGTTCGATCTGGGCTATCACATGGCGCAGGTCGACACGATCTTCCGGCGGGTGTTCGGGCGGGCCTGA
- a CDS encoding adenylate/guanylate cyclase domain-containing protein: MTEATAQRLRNALGWLGFPLAGMLCGLIFGILEGKDDTWIAMVYGSGVGGVMIAFAMGRLFPRVSRWLRAQAAPIYVGGTMLVWSALSFVSYAVMGLLLMVADQWFGILAGHQDHGPVMWLVLRFDVLLFSMGVSAVGGLLFRIRDLIGTRVFLALLVGRYHRPTREERIFLLVDVAGWTSTAERLGELGATDYLGQILFTMGSPVRRNRGAIDRYVGDQAIISWNISCGARQAARQAARAITCTFDILEAVERAGPDFIRRFGEAPRVRAVMHVGTVVVAELGDAKHEIAFIGDTMNTAARLEGLAKTLKVPVLVSEAVLALAPLPAGVDSRPLGAHMLRGRTETVDVYELSRPAQRPARAPTEPPARAVPQLAVDVTPAE; the protein is encoded by the coding sequence ATGACGGAAGCGACCGCGCAACGCCTGCGCAACGCGCTGGGCTGGCTGGGTTTCCCGCTCGCCGGCATGCTCTGCGGCCTCATCTTCGGCATTCTGGAAGGCAAGGACGACACCTGGATCGCCATGGTCTATGGCTCCGGCGTGGGCGGGGTGATGATCGCCTTCGCCATGGGGCGGTTGTTCCCCAGGGTCAGCCGCTGGCTGCGCGCCCAGGCGGCACCGATCTATGTCGGCGGCACCATGCTGGTCTGGTCGGCGCTGTCCTTCGTCTCTTACGCCGTGATGGGGCTGCTGCTGATGGTGGCGGATCAGTGGTTCGGGATCCTGGCCGGCCATCAGGATCACGGTCCGGTGATGTGGCTGGTGCTGCGTTTCGACGTGCTGCTCTTCTCCATGGGCGTGTCGGCCGTGGGCGGCCTGCTGTTCCGGATCCGCGACCTGATCGGCACGCGGGTGTTCCTGGCCCTGCTGGTCGGCCGCTATCATCGCCCGACGCGTGAGGAACGCATCTTCCTGCTGGTCGATGTCGCCGGCTGGACCAGCACCGCCGAACGGCTGGGCGAGCTGGGGGCGACCGATTATCTGGGCCAGATCCTGTTCACCATGGGCTCACCCGTGCGCCGCAACCGGGGCGCCATCGACCGCTATGTCGGCGACCAGGCGATCATCTCCTGGAACATCAGCTGCGGGGCGCGTCAGGCCGCGCGTCAGGCGGCCCGGGCGATCACCTGCACCTTCGACATTCTGGAGGCGGTGGAGCGGGCCGGGCCGGACTTCATCCGCCGTTTCGGAGAGGCGCCGCGGGTCCGGGCGGTGATGCATGTCGGCACCGTGGTGGTGGCCGAACTGGGCGACGCCAAGCACGAGATCGCCTTCATCGGCGACACGATGAACACCGCCGCCCGGCTTGAAGGCCTGGCCAAGACACTGAAAGTGCCGGTGCTGGTGTCGGAAGCGGTGCTGGCGCTGGCGCCGCTGCCGGCCGGGGTCGATTCCCGGCCGTTGGGCGCGCATATGCTGCGCGGCCGGACCGAGACGGTCGATGTCTATGAACTCTCTCGTCCGGCACAGCGCCCGGCCCGTGCACCTACCGAGCCGCCGGCAAGGGCGGTGCCGCAGCTGGCGGTCGACGTTACCCCGGCGGAGTGA
- the radC gene encoding RadC family protein translates to MTDRRRPDPNQTAAAPVTGFARAADMIARAAARPAEEAPEAASAAPQPPVLDVESMPWWQEAGPVRRSAPGLDEASGRVVRPAPEGSPENGTAKPHYHGHRQRLRDRLLERGADALADYELLELLIAAAIPRGDVKPIAKRLLQTFGSLGDVLHAEPARLKAVEGVGPAVLAQIKLAEGLKIRSMREEVIDRPLFASWQALMDYLMADLGHLRVEQFRVLFLDRKNRLIADEVQQQGTVDHTPVYAREVVKRALEHAASSLILVHNHPSGDPTPSPADIDLTRRLVEAARHLGISVHDHIIIGRRSYKSFKALGLL, encoded by the coding sequence ATGACCGACCGGCGCCGCCCCGACCCGAACCAGACCGCCGCGGCGCCGGTGACCGGTTTCGCCCGCGCCGCCGACATGATCGCGCGCGCGGCGGCGCGGCCCGCCGAAGAGGCGCCCGAGGCAGCCTCGGCCGCACCGCAACCGCCGGTGCTGGACGTGGAATCCATGCCCTGGTGGCAGGAGGCGGGCCCGGTGCGAAGATCGGCGCCCGGCCTGGACGAGGCCTCGGGCCGGGTCGTCCGGCCGGCACCGGAAGGTTCGCCTGAAAACGGCACCGCGAAGCCCCATTACCACGGCCATCGCCAGCGCCTGCGCGACCGGCTGCTGGAGCGGGGTGCCGATGCACTGGCCGATTATGAACTGCTGGAACTGCTGATCGCCGCCGCCATTCCGCGCGGCGACGTGAAGCCGATCGCCAAGCGCCTGCTTCAGACCTTCGGCAGCCTGGGCGACGTGCTGCATGCCGAGCCGGCCCGGCTGAAGGCGGTAGAGGGCGTGGGCCCGGCGGTGCTGGCGCAGATCAAGCTGGCCGAGGGGCTGAAGATCCGCTCCATGCGCGAAGAGGTCATCGACCGGCCGCTCTTCGCCTCGTGGCAGGCGCTGATGGACTATCTGATGGCCGATCTGGGCCATCTCAGGGTAGAGCAGTTCCGCGTGCTGTTCCTGGACCGCAAGAACCGGCTGATTGCCGACGAGGTCCAGCAGCAGGGCACGGTGGATCACACGCCGGTCTATGCGCGCGAGGTGGTGAAGCGGGCGCTGGAACACGCCGCCTCGTCGCTGATTCTGGTCCACAACCACCCGTCGGGCGATCCCACCCCCTCGCCCGCCGATATCGACCTGACCCGCCGCTTGGTCGAGGCCGCGCGCCATCTGGGCATCTCGGTTCACGACCACATCATCATCGGCCGGCGCAGCTATAAAAGCTTCAAGGCCCTGGGGTTGCTCTGA
- a CDS encoding NAD-dependent epimerase/dehydratase family protein has product MPRRAVVTGAGGMLGRHVVARLTQDPGWAVTAFIRPETPAEARGWLEARGVQLIEAPLTDAHAMAAQTPDDTDVYLHLAADTSTDPRDRARQWQTNVAGTAAVAEAVLLTRVRRLVHVSSASVYGFDRRRVDEHCPKVGADHPVGYVASKAAAEEAVQDAIARGVDAVILNPGHMLGAWDRHNWAGLIRLAARGRLPAIPPGGGSFAGAAAVADAVIAAADRAMIGENYLLGGPEASFQELIRRAGDILGRRLTDRVAPPRLLMAVAQTLGLVSPLTGLRPTITPDAARITCHMVAIDSDRAKRDLGYAPPPLDSILRETIDWLIQAGEIDAPSSSTGPVR; this is encoded by the coding sequence ATGCCGCGGCGCGCCGTGGTGACCGGGGCGGGCGGCATGCTCGGCCGGCACGTGGTCGCGCGGCTGACGCAGGATCCCGGCTGGGCGGTCACCGCCTTCATCCGCCCCGAAACCCCGGCAGAGGCGCGCGGCTGGCTGGAGGCCCGGGGCGTGCAGCTGATCGAGGCGCCGCTGACCGATGCCCATGCCATGGCGGCGCAGACGCCCGATGATACCGATGTCTATCTGCATCTGGCGGCCGATACCTCCACCGACCCGCGCGACAGGGCCCGGCAGTGGCAGACGAATGTGGCGGGCACCGCGGCGGTGGCCGAGGCGGTGCTGCTGACCCGCGTCCGTCGGCTGGTCCATGTCTCCTCGGCCTCGGTCTACGGCTTCGATCGCCGGCGGGTCGACGAGCATTGCCCCAAGGTCGGGGCCGATCATCCCGTGGGTTACGTGGCGAGCAAGGCGGCTGCGGAAGAGGCGGTGCAGGATGCGATCGCCCGCGGCGTGGATGCGGTGATCCTGAACCCGGGCCATATGCTGGGCGCCTGGGACCGGCATAACTGGGCCGGGCTGATCCGGCTGGCCGCCCGCGGCCGGCTGCCGGCGATCCCGCCCGGCGGCGGCAGTTTTGCAGGCGCCGCCGCGGTCGCCGATGCCGTGATCGCCGCCGCCGATCGCGCGATGATCGGTGAGAACTATCTTCTGGGCGGGCCCGAGGCGAGCTTTCAGGAGCTGATCCGCCGGGCCGGCGACATTCTGGGCCGGCGGCTGACCGACCGGGTGGCGCCGCCCCGGCTGCTGATGGCGGTGGCACAGACGCTCGGCCTGGTCTCGCCGCTGACCGGCCTGCGCCCGACCATCACGCCCGATGCGGCGCGGATCACCTGCCACATGGTCGCGATCGACAGCGACCGGGCGAAGCGCGACCTGGGATATGCGCCGCCGCCGCTCGACAGCATCCTGCGCGAGACCATCGACTGGCTGATCCAGGCCGGCGAGATCGACGCGCCATCTTCAAGCACGGGACCCGTCCGATGA
- a CDS encoding DUF1476 domain-containing protein has translation MSTFDNRERAEENRFAHDQELAFKARVKRARLLAAWAGPQIGRTDIAAYGDELIDADMKEPGDEDIIARLLADFAAANVETSRHVVEIQLQRLGEEAKAAVLAQG, from the coding sequence ATGAGCACCTTCGACAACCGCGAGCGCGCCGAAGAAAACCGCTTCGCCCACGACCAGGAACTGGCCTTCAAGGCCCGCGTGAAGCGCGCCCGGCTGCTCGCCGCCTGGGCCGGGCCGCAGATCGGCCGCACCGACATCGCCGCCTATGGCGACGAGCTGATCGATGCCGACATGAAGGAGCCGGGCGACGAGGACATCATCGCCCGTCTGCTGGCCGATTTCGCCGCCGCGAATGTCGAGACCTCGCGCCATGTCGTCGAGATCCAGCTTCAGCGCCTGGGCGAGGAAGCCAAGGCGGCGGTGCTCGCCCAGGGCTGA
- a CDS encoding metallophosphoesterase, whose product MTDLRLALLSDLHLDVRRRRLERAGLEPEAALAAIDDLGRRTADAARDAGADLVILAGDIANGTGGIDWAGRNFGDLPVLYIPGNHEFYGHDRAPLIRDMRRAATAAGNLRVLDGDAIDIDARDRRVRILGGTAWTDYRLYGDAAAGTAMDLAGQVLYDHQRIREGDRPFSPEDARGLHLDFRAWLARELAASDPSATVVVTHHGPAAASVAERFAGSPLSPAFVSDMTDLMQAHEPALWLHGHTHHDVDYRVGRTRVVARQWGYPEEGLSEDFALLTI is encoded by the coding sequence ATGACCGATCTCCGCCTCGCCCTTCTCTCGGACCTTCATCTCGACGTCAGGCGCCGACGGCTGGAACGCGCCGGCCTGGAACCGGAGGCCGCCCTGGCGGCGATCGACGATCTGGGGCGCCGGACGGCCGATGCCGCACGGGATGCCGGGGCCGATCTCGTGATCCTGGCCGGCGACATCGCCAACGGTACCGGCGGGATCGACTGGGCCGGCCGGAATTTCGGCGATCTGCCGGTGCTCTATATCCCGGGCAATCACGAATTCTACGGCCATGACCGGGCGCCGCTGATCCGGGACATGCGCCGGGCGGCGACGGCCGCCGGCAATCTGCGCGTGCTGGACGGTGATGCGATCGACATCGACGCCCGGGACCGCCGGGTCCGCATTCTGGGCGGCACGGCCTGGACCGATTACCGGCTCTATGGCGATGCCGCCGCCGGCACGGCCATGGATCTGGCGGGCCAGGTGCTCTACGACCATCAGCGCATCCGCGAGGGCGACCGCCCGTTCAGCCCGGAAGATGCCCGCGGCCTGCATCTGGATTTCCGGGCCTGGCTGGCGCGGGAACTCGCCGCCTCGGATCCGTCGGCGACCGTGGTCGTCACCCATCACGGGCCCGCGGCGGCTTCGGTGGCCGAACGCTTCGCGGGCAGCCCCCTCTCCCCCGCCTTCGTCTCGGACATGACCGATCTGATGCAGGCGCATGAGCCGGCGCTCTGGCTGCATGGCCACACCCATCACGATGTCGATTACCGGGTCGGCCGGACCCGCGTGGTCGCCCGCCAGTGGGGCTATCCCGAGGAAGGGCTTTCGGAAGACTTCGCCCTGCTCACCATCTGA
- the sfsA gene encoding DNA/RNA nuclease SfsA has protein sequence MTDTLPRPMAALPDTDHPGLVFTPPLEPARLVRRYKRFLADIVFEDGTETTAHVANPGSMAGLAGPGSRIWLQRSADPKRKLPLSWVLVDVAGGAHVVVDTGRANGLVADVIRAGLVPGLGGDGATLRREVRYGQASRVDLVVDPAPGSGGLPVYVEVKSVTLSRRPGLGEFPDARTARGARHLAELAALAESGAARAMLIYAVMRGDATRVDVAADIDPAYAAALEAARAAGVGVLALGFEATPRGIGFTGLLPVAGSASGR, from the coding sequence ATGACCGACACCCTGCCCCGGCCGATGGCGGCCCTTCCCGATACCGACCATCCCGGCCTCGTCTTCACGCCGCCGCTGGAACCCGCACGCCTTGTGCGGCGCTACAAGCGTTTTTTGGCCGATATCGTCTTCGAGGACGGCACGGAGACCACCGCCCATGTCGCCAACCCCGGCAGCATGGCAGGCCTTGCCGGGCCCGGCTCCCGGATCTGGCTGCAGCGATCGGCCGATCCGAAGCGCAAGCTGCCGCTGTCCTGGGTGCTGGTCGACGTGGCAGGCGGCGCCCATGTGGTCGTCGACACCGGCCGCGCCAACGGGCTGGTTGCGGATGTGATCCGCGCCGGGCTGGTTCCGGGCCTCGGCGGTGACGGCGCGACGCTCCGCCGCGAGGTGCGCTATGGCCAGGCCTCACGCGTCGACCTTGTGGTCGACCCGGCCCCGGGGTCGGGCGGCCTGCCGGTCTATGTCGAGGTCAAATCGGTCACGCTGTCACGCCGGCCGGGGCTGGGGGAGTTTCCCGACGCCCGCACCGCCCGCGGCGCCCGCCATCTGGCGGAACTGGCGGCGCTGGCAGAGAGCGGCGCCGCCCGGGCCATGCTGATCTATGCGGTGATGCGCGGTGATGCGACACGCGTCGACGTCGCGGCCGATATCGACCCGGCCTATGCCGCGGCACTGGAGGCCGCCCGCGCGGCCGGGGTCGGCGTTCTGGCACTCGGCTTCGAGGCCACGCCCCGGGGCATCGGCTTCACGGGGCTGCTGCCGGTCGCCGGTTCTGCAAGCGGCAGATGA